The sequence ATTTGGTAGAATTGGGCTCTCTCTACCAAGTATACTATTTTCCCATTTACTCTGAATGCCTGCTATTCTAGCATTTCCACCAATTTATTATTCTTTCCGTGCACCATCATTTTATGTCTACCATATCCTTCCAAAATTATTACAAAAACCCCGTGGTATGATTTTCTCGTAAGCAACACCGACATTTGAAATAAACTATTGGAGGTTTTTATACATGAATAAAAAGTTTATCTTATCAATCGCAGCTGCAGCAGCCTTACTTGTTTCAACACCAGGCATGAATAAAGCCGAAGCCGCTTCACCGGTGGAAGTTCAATCTAAAGTATATGTATACCATGCAGGTCAAAAAATTGACCAAGAGCAAGTAAACCAATTAATTCAAAAATATATGACAGTTGGCGGCCAACACGGAAACCAATCGTTATCTCAATTAATTACTAACCTACAAAAACAATTAAATGAACAAGCATCACAAAAGCAACAAGCTCCAAAACAAGAGCAAGTGCAAAAGCCAGTACAAAAACCTGTACAAGAGCAACCTAAAACAGAACAACCTGCTCAAAAACCAGTACAACAACAACCAAAAACAGAACAACCGGCTCAAAAGCCAGTACAAGAACAACCTAAAACAGAACAACCTGCTCAAAAGCCCGTGCAACAACCTGCACAACAAAAGCCTGTTCAAGCTGAGAAGCCAGCAGCAACAACACCTGCATCTTCTTCAGTAAGTGCTTTTGAACAAAAAGTTGTTGAGTTAACAAACCAAGAACGTGCGAAAAACGGCCTTCCAGCGTTAAAACTTGATGTAGAATTAAGTAAAGTGGCACGTGACAAATCTCGTGATATGCAAACTAAGAATTACTTCAGCCACACAAGCCCAACTTATGGTTCACCATTTGATATGATGAAAGCATATGGCATTTCTTACAACACAGCAGGCGAAAACATTGCCATGGGTCAACGTTCACCTGAAGAAGTTGTAAATGCTTGGATGA is a genomic window of Niallia sp. XMNu-256 containing:
- a CDS encoding CAP domain-containing protein, whose product is MNKKFILSIAAAAALLVSTPGMNKAEAASPVEVQSKVYVYHAGQKIDQEQVNQLIQKYMTVGGQHGNQSLSQLITNLQKQLNEQASQKQQAPKQEQVQKPVQKPVQEQPKTEQPAQKPVQQQPKTEQPAQKPVQEQPKTEQPAQKPVQQPAQQKPVQAEKPAATTPASSSVSAFEQKVVELTNQERAKNGLPALKLDVELSKVARDKSRDMQTKNYFSHTSPTYGSPFDMMKAYGISYNTAGENIAMGQRSPEEVVNAWMNSQGHRENIMNAKFTHIGVGHVEEGNYWTQMFIGK